From the Arctopsyche grandis isolate Sample6627 chromosome 11, ASM5162203v2, whole genome shotgun sequence genome, one window contains:
- the LOC143918977 gene encoding nucleoplasmin-like protein isoform X1, whose product MEQRRRAGRAGFRHSASSVECRVSSVGCRPLPRSARTRSVESRRSTRIAMADEYFYGVTLSETNKTETWDPEIKAEEYPRTNKLVIRQALLGQEAKDGEFNVVQVETMSMRDTVKIPVAVLKSGENRQVRLDLEFPDAPVTFTLIQGAGPVHLIGQHLLGALVEEFEDMDDMEEEMLDEEEGDEPHDEEDDDEEGAPKNKKSKMTHNAKGKAPAPKKNAKK is encoded by the exons atggaGCAGCGTCGACGTGCTGGCCGTGCAGGATTTCGGCATTCGGCGTCGAGCGTGGAGTGTCGAGTGTCGAGTGTTGGCTGTCGGCCACTTCCCCGATCGGCGCGCACACGTTCAGTCGAATCCCGACGCAGCACGCGCATCGCCATGGCTGACGAGTATTTCTACG GTGTTACCTTGTCGgaaacaaacaaaaccgaaacaTGGGATCCTGAGATCAAAGCGGAGGAATATCCCCGCACAAACAAATTGGTCATTAGACAAGCTCTATTAGGTCAAGAGGCCAAAGACGGCGAATTCAATGTTGTTCAG GTGGAAACCATGTCAATGAGGGATACCGTCAAAATCCCCGTCGCTGTTCTGAAATCTGGTGAAAACCGACAAGTCCGATTGGACTTAGAATTCCCAGATGCGCCTGTTACTTTTACTTTAATTCAG ggGGCTGGTCCCGTACATTTAATTGGACAACATTTACTTGGAGCTCTTGTTGAAGAATTTGAAGATATGGATGATATGGAAGAAGAGATGCTCGACGAGGAAGAGGGTGATGAGCCTCAt GATGAGGAAGATGACGATGAAGAAGGTGCCCCCAAAAACAAGAAATCCAAAATGACTCATAACGCCAAGGGTAAAGCTCCAGCGCCCAAAAAGAATGCCAAGAAGTGA
- the trbd gene encoding ubiquitin thioesterase trabid produces the protein MSDEMHQTKNRKNEDSSLDDAFIECTAQRQPIHPPGNMAKASSNSHDSSLTNASATATAPSTTTCDSKKWNCEYCTYENFPLSIKCTMCRALKTLVNEDIFRIKDVDESLNENIVGACEKRYSNDIDECQPWICQTCRCSNPTRRSGNMMCRQCGTQRGKEVTVDNIHEQIAPLKISQDIDVAARPDSSVERNSPISYHSASAPAKWMCQTCTFENWPKSIKCAMCESTRIISRQHNSSPQNVIHDRDQIICGYDVDIKQNAKNSRSPFGINDLRQNSPVHDLDSSNNRRISRHRQTDWAWLQACLGVVDGDLVPVEQYLSNGGDPARQLTTAEVALLNRTSAFDAGYTLIHLAIRFQREDILSSLLSRISGGGSGIKRAPSYVAPDLATAIRRNIASNIRHKKGFPCRYMHDITTFCLPADLEELPQAIQDQLFEELLDRDAQQQLTVDAAVINWSLELTVRLGSRLYALWNRSAGDCLLDAVLQATWGVFDRDNTLRRALADTLHHAGRSFYSRWREHECLQADQIGYEPDELQLEADWSRALHAAGQQGRSLHQLHVWALAHVTRRPLIVYAVDIVNSFRGEALGYAGFQGVYLPLLWDHTFCSKSPICLGYTRGHFSALVPIEPYSQASNSTLNEEEDGQDEVFLPLTDSEGKLLPVHFLTRDEIGHEDVILQQWVRTCSTEGGLLVARQRTRQKPLLVAQMVEEWLNHYRRIAQQTAGPFPPRLSTHVQDFSSDGETDEE, from the exons atgagCGATGAAATGCATCAaacaaaaaatcgtaaaaatgaAGACAGTTCACTCGATGATGCTTTCATTGAGTGCACGGCACAAAGGCAACCGATTCATCCCCCCGGAAATATGGCAAAGGCGTCGTCTAAC AGCCACGATTCATCTTTAACGAATGCCAGCGCCACAGCTACTGCACCGTCGACAACAACATGTGATTCGAAGAAATGGAATTgtgaatattgtacatatgaaaattttccactTTCAATAAAA TGTACAATGTGCAGGGCGCTGAAAACATTAGTCAATGAAGACATATTTCGAATAAAAGATGTGGACGAAagtttgaatgaaaatattgtagGCGCTTGTGAAAAAAGATACAGTAATGACATAGATGAATGCCAACCGTGGATATGTCAAACTTGTCGCTGTTCAAATCCAACCAGAAGATCCGGTAACATGATGTGTCGACAGTGTGGAACACAGCGAG gcaAAGAAGTAACTGTAGATAATATACACGAACAGATAGCGCCGTTAAAAATATCACAAGATATTGATGTTGCAGCTCGTCCCGATAGTAGTGTTGAACGAAATAGTCCCATTTCATACCATTCCGCCAGTGCACCCGCAAAATGGATGTGTCAG ACATGTACTTTTGAAAACTGGCCAAAATCGATAAAATGCGCGATGTGCGAAAGTACCCGTATCATTTCTAGACAACATAATAGCAGCCCTCAGAACGTCATTCACGATAGAGACCAGATAATTTGTGGTTACGACGTTGATATTAAACAAAACGCAAAAAATTCCAGATCTCCCTTTG GTATAAACGATTTGCGCCAAAATAGTCCAGTTCACGATTTAGATTCGTCAAACAACCGACGAATATCTAGACACCGACAAACGGATTGGGCATGGTTACAAGCGTGTTTAG GTGTTGTTGATGGCGATCTCGTACCAGTCGAGCAGTATCTGTCCAACGGTGGCGATCCAGCTCGACAGTTGACTACGGCCGAAGTAGCACTTTTAAATAGAACATCTGCGTTCGATGCAGGCTATACGTTAATTCATTTGGCGATTAG ATTTCAACGTGAAGATATCCTTTCGTCATTACTATCGAGAATTTCCGGCGGAGGATCGGGCATAAAGCGAGCGCCGTCTTACGTGGCACCAGATCTTGCCACTGCCATCCGGAGAAATATAGCTTCGAATATTCGACACAAAAAAGGATTCCCCTGTCGTTACATGCATGATATCACGACATTCTGCTTACCGGCcg ATTTGGAAGAATTACCTCAAGCAATTCAAGATCAGCTGTTTGAAGAATTACTCGATCGTGATGCTCAACAACAGTTAACCGTAGATGCTGCTGTAATAAATTGGAGTTTAGAACTTACTGTCAGATtgg GTTCACGTCTATATGCTTTGTGGAATCGTTCAGCTGGTGATTGTTTGCTCGATGCCGTACTGCAAGCTACATGGGGCGTTTTTGATAGAGATAATACCCTCAGACGAGCTTTGGCAGATACCCTCCATCATGCCGGAAGATC ATTTTATTCTCGGTGGCGTGAACACGAGTGTTTACAAGCTGATCAGATTGGGTACGAGCCAGATGAATTGCAATTAGAAGCTGACTGGTCGCGCGCGTTGCATGCTGCCGGTCAACAAGGACGGTCGTTACATCAATTACATGTGTGGGCTTTGGCTCATGTAACTCGGCGTCCTCTTATTGTTTACGCTGTTGATATTGTCAATTCTTTCAGAGGCGAAGCCCTCGGATATGCTGGTTTTCAAG GTGTTTATTTGCCACTTTTATGGGACCATACTTTTTGTTCAAAGTCACCGATTTGTTTGGGATACACAAGAGGTCATTTTTCAGCTTTAGTACCCATCGAACCATATTCACAAGC ATCAAATAGTACACTAAATGAAGAAGAAGATGGTCAAGATGAAGTCTTTCTTCCGTTAACTGATTCAGAAGGAAAATTGTTACCTGTTCATTTCTTAACACGCGATGAa attgGTCATGAAGACGTGATACTCCAACAATGGGTTCGCACTTGTAGTACTGAAGGTGGACTATTGGTTGCCAGACAACGGACGAGACAAAAACCACTACTTGTTGCTCAAATGGTAGAAGAGTGGCTAAATCATTATAGACGTATTGC ACAACAAACAGCTGGACCGTTTCCACCACGACTTTCTACTCACGTTCAGGATTTTTCGAGTGATGGCGAAACAGATGAAGAATAA
- the LOC143918767 gene encoding oxidoreductase-like domain-containing protein 1 produces the protein MSNVCRSCKIHISKTSFWILNRMFSDSTNPPTNKDRDKRPMYTPEEPVSIDNPPTTCCMSGCPNCVYIAWAEALSKEMSKADPIIAKKILENITDPSMKAFLQMELRTLGLL, from the exons ATGTCGAACGTTTGTCGATCGTGCAAAATTCATATAAGTAAGACGTCATTTTGGATTTTAAATAGAATGTTCTCAGATAGCACAAATCCGCCCACCAATAAAGATCGCGACAAACGTCCAATGTATACTCCCGAAGAACCC GTGTCGATAGATAACCCTCCAACTACATGTTGCATGTCAGGCTGTCCTAATTGTGTTTATATAGCATGGGCTGAAGCACTCTCCAAAGAAATGTCTAAAGCTGATCCAATTATTGCAAAGAAAATACTAGAAAATATTACTGATCCTAGTATGAAAGCTTTCTTACAAATGGAACTTAGGACATTAGGATTACTctaa
- the LOC143918977 gene encoding nucleoplasmin-like protein isoform X2 — MADEYFYGVTLSETNKTETWDPEIKAEEYPRTNKLVIRQALLGQEAKDGEFNVVQVETMSMRDTVKIPVAVLKSGENRQVRLDLEFPDAPVTFTLIQGAGPVHLIGQHLLGALVEEFEDMDDMEEEMLDEEEGDEPHVDAKKAKANNKRKNDEDEEDDDEEGAPKNKKSKMTHNAKGKAPAPKKNAKK, encoded by the exons ATGGCTGACGAGTATTTCTACG GTGTTACCTTGTCGgaaacaaacaaaaccgaaacaTGGGATCCTGAGATCAAAGCGGAGGAATATCCCCGCACAAACAAATTGGTCATTAGACAAGCTCTATTAGGTCAAGAGGCCAAAGACGGCGAATTCAATGTTGTTCAG GTGGAAACCATGTCAATGAGGGATACCGTCAAAATCCCCGTCGCTGTTCTGAAATCTGGTGAAAACCGACAAGTCCGATTGGACTTAGAATTCCCAGATGCGCCTGTTACTTTTACTTTAATTCAG ggGGCTGGTCCCGTACATTTAATTGGACAACATTTACTTGGAGCTCTTGTTGAAGAATTTGAAGATATGGATGATATGGAAGAAGAGATGCTCGACGAGGAAGAGGGTGATGAGCCTCAt GTTGATGCTAAAAAGGCGAAGGCAAACAACAAACGCAAGAACGATGAG GATGAGGAAGATGACGATGAAGAAGGTGCCCCCAAAAACAAGAAATCCAAAATGACTCATAACGCCAAGGGTAAAGCTCCAGCGCCCAAAAAGAATGCCAAGAAGTGA